One Qiania dongpingensis genomic window carries:
- the ftsZ gene encoding cell division protein FtsZ, protein MLEIKINESESSAKIIVIGVGGAGNNAVNRMIDENICGVEFIGINTDKQALQLCKAPTAIQIGEKLTKGLGAGAKPEVGQKAAEESAEDISSAIKGSDMVFVTCGMGGGTGTGAAPVVAGIAKEMGILTVGVVTKPFKFEGKTRMNNALTGIEHLKESVDTLIVIPNDKLLEIVDRRTTMPEALKRADEVLQQAVQGITDLINVPALINLDFADIQTVMIDKGIAHIGIGKAKGDDKAIEAVKEAVSSPLLETTIEGASHVIINISGDIGLMEANEAASYVQELAGDNANIIFGAMYDDTVQDEASITVIATGLETFESEIPVSQPASSFSSYKSSVKPAASAVSPSAPVKPASAGASMPERRSVPVRPSTTGFSGGATYKAPENKGITIPDFLQRTKK, encoded by the coding sequence TTGTTAGAGATCAAGATTAATGAGTCAGAGAGCTCAGCGAAAATTATTGTCATCGGTGTGGGCGGCGCTGGCAATAATGCTGTGAATCGTATGATTGATGAAAATATTTGCGGAGTGGAATTTATCGGTATCAATACGGATAAGCAGGCCTTGCAGCTGTGTAAGGCTCCCACTGCCATCCAGATCGGAGAGAAGCTGACCAAGGGCCTTGGCGCCGGCGCCAAGCCGGAAGTGGGCCAGAAAGCGGCTGAAGAGAGCGCTGAGGATATCTCCTCTGCCATCAAAGGCTCTGATATGGTCTTTGTGACCTGCGGCATGGGCGGCGGCACCGGTACCGGCGCGGCTCCTGTTGTAGCCGGGATTGCCAAGGAGATGGGGATTTTGACTGTCGGAGTGGTCACCAAGCCGTTTAAATTTGAAGGAAAAACACGTATGAACAACGCTTTGACGGGTATTGAGCATTTGAAGGAAAGCGTTGATACTTTGATTGTCATTCCCAATGATAAACTTTTGGAGATCGTAGACAGAAGGACCACGATGCCGGAAGCTTTGAAGCGCGCGGACGAGGTGCTTCAGCAGGCTGTCCAGGGCATCACGGACCTGATCAATGTGCCTGCACTGATCAATCTGGACTTTGCTGATATTCAGACAGTCATGATTGATAAAGGCATCGCTCATATCGGCATCGGCAAGGCCAAGGGTGATGACAAGGCGATCGAGGCGGTCAAAGAAGCCGTGTCCAGTCCCCTTCTGGAGACTACTATCGAGGGTGCGTCCCATGTTATTATCAATATCTCCGGGGATATCGGCCTGATGGAAGCAAACGAAGCGGCCAGCTACGTTCAGGAGCTTGCAGGAGACAATGCCAACATTATCTTCGGCGCTATGTATGACGATACCGTTCAGGATGAAGCGAGTATTACCGTTATTGCCACCGGGCTGGAAACCTTTGAATCAGAGATTCCCGTGTCACAGCCGGCATCCAGCTTCAGTTCTTATAAATCATCGGTGAAGCCCGCAGCGTCTGCCGTATCTCCTTCTGCACCGGTAAAACCGGCATCTGCAGGTGCTTCCATGCCGGAGAGAAGAAGTGTACCGGTGCGCCCTTCGACGACTGGATTCAGCGGCGGCGCTACATATAAAGCTCCGGAGAATAAGGGTATTACGATTCCCGATTTCCTGCAGAGAACAAAAAAATAA
- a CDS encoding FtsW/RodA/SpoVE family cell cycle protein codes for MRMGNKSEESRKKRNKPQRYYDYGLLAVIIFLCCFGLIMVYSSSSYAAQIKTGDSLFYLKKQGFALILGIICMFLVSKIDYHKFAKLAVLAYILAFVLMILVNFTPLGIEYNGKKRWFGFGSTSLFQAAEAVKVALILSLASLVNKFSKKIDMWKVQLLIFAIQAPLIYLVLDNNLSSGIILFGIVFLVLFVASRKKARFIIAVAAVAAAAVFITVFSDKIIELHILKEYQLERILVWKNPTAYALEGGHQVLQGLYAIGSGGLFGKGLGESMQKLGFVPEAQNDMIFSIICEELGLFGAICVILLFLFMIWRFVVIANNAPDLFGAMLVVGIMSHIALQVILNIAVVTNTIPNTGITLPFISYGGTSVVFLMMEMGAALSVSNSIKYER; via the coding sequence ATGCGGATGGGCAATAAAAGTGAAGAATCAAGGAAAAAACGGAATAAGCCTCAGCGATATTATGATTATGGCCTTTTGGCGGTCATTATCTTTTTATGCTGCTTTGGCCTTATCATGGTGTACAGCTCCAGCTCCTATGCGGCGCAGATCAAAACGGGGGATTCTCTGTTCTATCTGAAGAAGCAGGGGTTTGCTCTGATCCTCGGCATCATTTGTATGTTTCTGGTATCAAAGATTGATTACCATAAGTTCGCCAAGCTTGCGGTCCTGGCATACATATTGGCGTTCGTGCTCATGATTCTTGTAAATTTTACACCTTTGGGCATTGAATATAATGGCAAAAAAAGGTGGTTTGGTTTTGGCTCCACATCTCTGTTCCAGGCGGCGGAGGCGGTGAAGGTGGCTCTGATCCTTTCTCTGGCCAGTCTGGTCAACAAATTTTCTAAGAAGATTGATATGTGGAAGGTACAGCTTCTGATATTTGCCATTCAGGCGCCTCTTATTTATCTGGTGCTGGATAATAACCTGAGCAGCGGCATCATTCTCTTTGGCATTGTGTTCCTGGTCCTTTTCGTGGCCAGCAGAAAAAAGGCGAGGTTTATCATAGCGGTGGCGGCGGTGGCGGCGGCGGCGGTCTTTATCACCGTTTTTTCAGATAAGATCATCGAATTGCATATCCTGAAGGAATATCAGCTGGAACGTATCCTGGTATGGAAAAACCCCACGGCTTATGCGCTGGAGGGCGGCCACCAGGTGCTGCAGGGACTTTATGCTATCGGCTCCGGCGGGCTGTTCGGCAAAGGGCTTGGAGAGAGCATGCAGAAGCTGGGATTCGTGCCGGAGGCCCAGAATGACATGATATTTTCCATTATCTGTGAGGAACTGGGACTGTTTGGCGCAATCTGTGTCATCCTGCTTTTCCTGTTCATGATCTGGCGCTTTGTGGTCATTGCCAACAACGCTCCTGACCTGTTTGGCGCGATGCTGGTGGTGGGCATCATGTCGCATATAGCCCTGCAGGTGATTCTCAACATCGCCGTGGTCACCAATACCATTCCCAATACCGGTATTACTCTTCCATTTATCAGCTACGGGGGTACCTCCGTGGTATTCCTCATGATGGAAATGGGAGCCGCCTTGAGCGTATCCAACAGTATTAAGTACGAAAGATGA
- a CDS encoding cell division protein FtsQ/DivIB, with protein sequence MRKENESGKRPAKKRRNRRRTLIVLGTAAALVLGVILFAWTTRITEVTVTGSSRYTDEELISMIFTEDKDWNTIYAVYQDKFREHKDIPFIEKYHVSVTGLHSAKITVYEKSLAGCIEYMGTYMYFDKDGIIVESSGERTPSVPLVTGLRFESIVMYEKLTVEDEGIFGEILNLSQLLERYEIQVDKLSFDNAGNVDIYVGGIRVVLGSNQYMAEKISEFHDMYPQISSLSGILYLNEYAPDALNPSYPFIQN encoded by the coding sequence ATGAGGAAAGAAAACGAAAGTGGGAAAAGGCCGGCAAAAAAGAGAAGAAACCGACGCCGGACCTTGATCGTTCTCGGCACGGCGGCGGCGCTTGTTTTAGGCGTCATTCTGTTCGCGTGGACCACCAGGATAACGGAAGTGACGGTAACCGGCAGCAGCCGCTATACGGATGAGGAGCTGATCTCCATGATCTTCACGGAGGATAAGGACTGGAATACCATTTATGCGGTCTATCAGGACAAGTTCCGGGAGCATAAAGATATCCCGTTCATTGAGAAATACCATGTGAGCGTCACAGGCCTTCATTCTGCAAAGATCACGGTATATGAAAAAAGCCTGGCCGGCTGTATTGAATACATGGGGACGTACATGTATTTTGATAAGGACGGTATCATCGTTGAGAGCTCCGGTGAACGGACGCCGTCGGTGCCCCTTGTGACGGGACTCCGATTCGAAAGCATCGTCATGTATGAGAAGCTCACGGTGGAAGATGAGGGGATTTTTGGGGAAATCCTGAACCTGTCCCAGCTTTTGGAACGGTATGAGATCCAGGTGGACAAGCTGAGTTTTGACAATGCGGGAAATGTGGATATTTATGTGGGCGGCATCCGTGTGGTGCTGGGAAGCAATCAGTATATGGCTGAAAAAATTTCAGAATTCCACGATATGTATCCCCAGATATCCAGCCTGTCGGGGATTCTTTACCTCAATGAATACGCTCCTGACGCTTTAAATCCTTCGTACCCGTTCATCCAGAACTGA
- a CDS encoding substrate-binding periplasmic protein — MKKAAAMMLALAMILSLTACGGGKKETAAGTETQNAYGRILEQGYMTVGIDPTIENIIFTEAGEEEPEGFIVDIVRGFAAELGVEVKWEILEWSAMLTAVNTGKVDFIAANMNMRLDREAEIDFSDPWLVDSAMACVAKDSAYQSFEDLKVPGTKFGIASGSVYESIIKEQFPEAEIVTLPLGTWQESLASGVIDVSLDDSIVFAGPMSSNSNIRLLPDRGDSYLYGFAFASGDKSVEVFNLYLTKLKAFGSYAELYKKWMGFEWEPNTLGTAY; from the coding sequence ATGAAGAAAGCAGCAGCCATGATGTTGGCACTAGCCATGATCTTGTCATTGACAGCCTGTGGAGGGGGGAAGAAAGAGACGGCGGCCGGAACTGAAACACAGAATGCGTATGGGCGGATTTTGGAACAGGGTTATATGACAGTGGGAATCGATCCTACGATCGAAAACATTATTTTTACAGAAGCGGGAGAAGAAGAGCCGGAAGGATTTATTGTAGATATTGTAAGAGGATTTGCGGCTGAGCTTGGAGTGGAAGTGAAATGGGAAATCTTAGAGTGGTCTGCAATGCTGACCGCTGTTAACACAGGAAAAGTTGATTTTATCGCAGCCAATATGAATATGCGCCTTGACCGGGAAGCGGAGATCGATTTTTCAGACCCCTGGCTGGTGGATTCAGCCATGGCTTGCGTGGCAAAGGATTCTGCTTATCAAAGCTTTGAAGATTTAAAAGTGCCTGGTACTAAATTTGGGATTGCTTCTGGTTCTGTCTATGAATCTATCATCAAAGAACAATTTCCGGAAGCCGAAATTGTGACGCTGCCTCTAGGAACCTGGCAGGAATCCCTGGCATCTGGCGTCATTGATGTTTCCCTTGACGACAGCATCGTATTTGCAGGTCCTATGTCTTCTAATTCCAATATCCGCCTGCTTCCAGACCGCGGAGACTCCTACTTATATGGATTTGCGTTTGCCAGCGGAGATAAATCGGTGGAAGTTTTTAATCTGTATCTTACAAAATTAAAGGCTTTTGGAAGTTATGCCGAACTGTACAAGAAATGGATGGGATTCGAATGGGAACCGAATACACTTGGAACAGCTTACTAA
- the murD gene encoding UDP-N-acetylmuramoyl-L-alanine--D-glutamate ligase: MEDKTGYKKMLVAGGGISGIGAAKMLLRTGKPILLYDGNESLSKDKLAAEFPNGEIEIVLGEFPDEMAERAEVCVISPGIPIKAPFVKKLRDAGVPIWSEIEAAYQNAKGRLAAITGTNGKTTTTALVGEIFSRYYASSFVVGNIGTAYTEKALETTEDSVTVAEVSSFQLETIMDFRPDVSAILNITPDHLDRHGSMEEYIRVKELVAKNQGPSDTCVLNYEDEILREFGRNINAKTIYFSSRKRVPGGVYLEGNEMISELDGGKRELVVRTEELQILGVHNYENAMAATAVAFAMGVPMEVIQTALKAFQAVEHRIEFVVEKDGVAYYNDSKGTNPDAAIRGIRAMARPTVLIAGGYDKGSVYGEWIRAFDGKVKKMVLLGQTAEKIAKEAKACGFTDFCFADSMEEAVRIAKETAVPGDAVLLSPACASWGMFKNYEERGRVFKELVRQ; the protein is encoded by the coding sequence ATGGAAGATAAGACAGGATATAAAAAAATGCTTGTGGCCGGAGGAGGCATCAGCGGGATTGGAGCCGCCAAAATGCTTTTGAGGACAGGGAAGCCCATTCTATTGTACGATGGAAACGAGTCCCTTTCGAAGGATAAGCTGGCGGCAGAGTTTCCGAACGGGGAGATAGAGATCGTGCTCGGGGAGTTTCCCGATGAGATGGCAGAACGGGCGGAGGTATGCGTCATCAGTCCCGGTATTCCCATCAAGGCTCCTTTTGTGAAAAAGCTCCGCGATGCCGGCGTTCCCATATGGAGCGAGATCGAGGCGGCGTATCAAAACGCCAAAGGACGGCTGGCAGCCATTACGGGGACCAATGGAAAGACAACGACTACGGCTTTGGTGGGTGAGATCTTCAGCAGATATTATGCGAGCAGCTTCGTAGTGGGAAACATCGGCACGGCTTATACGGAAAAAGCCCTGGAGACTACGGAGGATTCTGTCACGGTGGCGGAGGTCAGCAGCTTTCAGCTGGAGACGATCATGGATTTTCGCCCCGATGTGAGCGCCATCCTGAACATCACCCCTGATCACCTGGACCGGCATGGGTCCATGGAAGAATATATACGGGTCAAGGAACTGGTGGCAAAGAACCAGGGACCTTCTGATACTTGCGTCCTGAACTATGAGGATGAGATCCTGAGAGAATTCGGCAGAAATATAAATGCCAAGACCATCTATTTCAGCAGCAGGAAACGGGTTCCGGGAGGAGTGTACCTGGAAGGGAATGAGATGATCAGTGAGCTGGACGGAGGGAAACGGGAGCTCGTGGTGCGGACAGAGGAGCTTCAAATCCTGGGTGTCCACAATTATGAGAATGCGATGGCGGCAACGGCCGTAGCGTTTGCGATGGGAGTTCCCATGGAGGTGATCCAGACAGCCCTTAAGGCGTTTCAGGCTGTGGAGCACCGGATAGAATTTGTAGTGGAAAAAGACGGAGTCGCATATTATAATGACTCCAAGGGTACCAACCCGGATGCGGCCATTCGGGGGATTCGTGCCATGGCGCGCCCCACGGTGCTGATCGCGGGAGGATACGACAAAGGCTCTGTTTATGGAGAATGGATACGGGCCTTTGACGGAAAGGTGAAGAAGATGGTCCTCCTGGGGCAGACTGCGGAGAAGATAGCCAAAGAAGCCAAAGCGTGCGGCTTTACGGATTTCTGTTTCGCGGATTCTATGGAGGAAGCGGTCAGGATTGCAAAAGAGACGGCAGTTCCCGGTGATGCGGTACTTTTATCGCCTGCCTGTGCCAGCTGGGGAATGTTCAAGAACTATGAAGAGCGGGGAAGAGTTTTTAAGGAACTGGTCAGACAGTAA